The genomic region TGCGGGTCAGAAGTGTAAGAGAATGGCCAGAAAACTGCAGGGCAGGATGAGCTGGGAGACAGGAAGATCCGGAATGAGGTTCAGGCCTAAGGGTGGTTCCAGGAAGAGCTAGCGTTTCCTTGTCCCTGCCTAAGCCCAGCCAGTTAAAGTTTTCTCCAGTCAGGCCTTGGTTTGGTTAAAAGGAACTTGAAACTTGTTTGGGCAATAAGGTGTGCGTgacaaagaaaggagggagaagccAGAAGCTGTCCCAGCAGGCCAGGCTGAGAGCAGAGAATCTAGCTAGACTCACAGCTGCCTGGTGGTGGTGTTGGGGGGGTGGGGCGAGGGTGACAGCGCGGAGGCGGCACCAGAGCAGTGTGGCCATCCCAAATACTTACTGCTGGCTGGGGATTTTCCAGAAACACTTGCAGGAAGTAGGCAAGGGAGCTTTGAAAATCATAGCTCAGTAATTGCCCCAAAGGTAACATGCCCTACAAACACTCAGGGTACACAGGTGACCTGGGAAACGTGTGCACGTAAAGACCACTTtgctaaaagtaaaaaaactccaaaaacgaaggaaaaaacaaaatcaaaaatgacCACTGAAGCACCCATAACCTCACCTTGTGGTCAACCTCTGCATGGCCTCCCTTGTCGGCAGGGCGACAGCAGATTGTGTGTGTACACTTTGTGTATGGTTCTCACAAGACCTTGGCACGGTCTTCGAATCTGTGTGGAAGTCACATATCATTAGCGTAGGTAGTTTTATGATATTCACTgttgaaaatttataaaatatagaggataaaattatataaaataaaaaggacaaagaaTACCCATGATCCTACCATCTAGAGATCTCAACTGCCATTTTGGTGCTTTACTTTCCAGACTTTTTAGGTATAAATATTAATTCTGAACAATAAAAACCCAGAGAGGAAACCCCAACCACCCTCCATGCTCTCACATATTTCTTATCATGTCTGGTAGTTTCTTCTATAAACGTTGGCCAGTGCTGATGACTAGAGCCCTGGCGAGTTGGGGAGAGGGCAGTGGTCAGTCCAGGGATGACTAATGATGGTTAGTGTGGTGTGTCTCTTTCCTCCCCATCCTTTCCACTTCAAAGTACAGGTTTCCTGCAGCTCATGGAAGGCTGGGGCTACTCTCTAGCCAACACCTGGTGTGGGTAGAGGGCTGTACATACTATTTTCGTTTGCATCTGGAAAGAAGGATAGCTTCATGTCGGGACTTTTGGTTCAGTTCTTAAAGCTCTGGGTTCTGAAAAGTGGATTTCCACAGTCACTGCTCTGAGCGGGGTCACAAATATAGCAGTCATCTAGGTCAGGGCCACCCATTCCTTGGTGGAGTTGAGCTCAGCAGGGCAGACTCCTTTGGGGGCCCAGAGACTTCACTGTGGCAACACTGACCATCTCTGATGCACAGACACTAGTTTCTGACAATCATTTTCTGCAAACCACGAATAGCACTAAGGATCCCTTATGGAGACCTGTGAGGAGGGTCCCTTCTCCTTTTGTCTTCCCATGTATGATGCCACAATGACAGGCCATTCCCTTGTCAAAAGCTAACTCAGAGGGACAGACTTCCGAGGCTCACCTTGTATTTATTGCTCATGTCCTCAGGCTTATTTGTGTGGGTCCCATCCAGTATTAAGGGGCCTTCCTTAACCCGTGCTCACCACAGACTTACTAAACTTTTTGCAAATTTTTACCAGCTGAAGTGGAATCGGTGATTGGTTTCAggaaattaatatttatgttgAATACGTTTTTCCAAACTATCCACAGATACCCAACGTGATTCAGATTTATTTTCCCTTGGGAAAATTTCTGATGAAGAAAGTGACACATTCAAGAGACTGTTCAATAGGAACTGCAACGGCTGcaatttattgagcatctacttaATGCCTGGGTTCAAAAACCACATTTACTCTccacaggcttttccttttaCTAGTTCTGTAATCTTGAACAAATCACTTAACTTCCCTGAGcctttgctcatctataaaatggggtaaTTACACTTTATAGAATTGTTATGAGAATGAAACAGGGCAGTACTTTTCAAAGTTCCCAGGACATAGGAGTCCCCAATATTCTCCCCCTTTCCAGCACTCTCAGTGAGTCTTCTGCATGttcatacatacatgtatacatctGTAAATGCgcaattaagaaaaatgtatgcAAGTGGGGCGATGTTAAGCTTTGtttgaattttccatttttatagcagaacttttaaaaacttcattatATATATTAGAAGCCAAAAACTGAGTTATTGTCAGCAATTTGACATTCATAGTTCTCGAAGTTTtagttaagaaaatcataaattttggattggcgcccatagctcagtggttagggcaccatccacatacactggggctgacaggttggaacctggcctgggcctactaaacaacaatgacaactacaacaacaacaacaacaacaacaaaatagccaggcattgtggcaggtgcctgtagtcccagctattcgagaggctgaaataagagaattgcttgagcccaagagtttggggttgctgggagctgtgacaccatggcactctacacaggatgacaaagtgggactctgtctcaaaagagaaaaaagaaaatcataaatttaaatgGCACTAAGGTGGTTTTTTCCCCTCTGTCAGACATAACCCAGATTAACACCTGAACTATCCATGGGTGTAGAGTGGCAGTCttactttcaattattttatcgTGAACAGTAAAATGCTGACTCTTCCGGATCACAGATACTAGCTGTGACCCACGGAACAGGCAGAATGCCAGTTACTAGCTGTGTCCACGGAACAGACAGAATGCCAATCTCTCTTGTCCTCACTTGTTTTCAACAGAGGACTGCCACAGATTTAAAGCAAATCCATCAGAGACCTGGTTCACCCCAACTCGTGCTCAGCCTTGGAGGAAAGGGAGCCTGAATTCCAAGCCTTGCTTCTGATTTCTGCTCCCATGCATATTATTCTACCCCCGACTTTTGAAAATCTGACTTGTCTATTTGAAGGCTTTCAacctaaaaattaatatatttttttaaaaggcatggGAGGGAGATGCTGGCCTTGGTTAAAGGCCCTGAAGTCTGAGGATAGGCAAATGGTGCCCACAGAGCACTGCTGTCTACCCAGGGCCTGGGTCTCCACCTCCCAGGGTGTCAGACGCCCAGGTTAGTTACACCTGGGGCACAACAAACTCCACCCTCACTGCCCACAGGCTAGTGGTGCTTCATTCAACAAGCCTTTAGTGAATACATATTAAGTGTCAGTGGTCTGGGCCACAACCTGCACCTCAAAGGTAAAACATGCTGCAGTGAGCAAAGGCAGACACAGCCCCTGCCCTGATGTAGCTGCCCTTATCCTCAAGAGCTTGAGAGTCAAGAATTGTAAGACATTTAGCAGAAAGCACTCGCAAATGGTTGCAACcgataatattataaaatacatacacttttaaaaataaacgaAAAAGCTTCCAAGAATTCATGAGTCAAGaattgtaaaatatttagcaGAAAGCACTCACAAATGGTTGCaattaataatattataaaatacatatacttttaaaaacaaacaaaaaaggcccTCTGGAGTTTTGTTTTCTGCACCTGCTGGAAATAGCACTGGGTTTGCACAATCGTCACAGAGTCCCCAGCAATTACACACTAGCAGTCAGAGCCCACCGCCAGAGAAAGGGAGCATTTTCTTCCACAGCCAAGTCTTGGAGGAAGAGCAAGctgagaggcagaggagaggcagggaagcTGACAGCCTCAGAGCTCCTCCGGCACTGACCTGCTTCAGCTCGTTAGTGAAGTACATGTAGGTAACAGCCACACAGAGGGCCTGCAGCAGCACAGTGAAGATCAGGATCAGAGCACAGGTCTGCCCTGCACTGGGGCTCCCGAGGGCCTGAGTCATGGCCATGGGCAGTGGTGCTGTGAGCTGGCTATCCAGGCAGCTGGTTATGGGAgcccttatttctttttactgcCAACATGAAAATGAAACTGAACAGTTGCTGTTGTTAATTCAGTGCCTGAAAAATACCAGGAAGTCTGCCTGGGTCCACACCCAGCCCGGGGCTGCGTCTGCCCTGACCTCTTAACTCTCTCTGCTGATTCTCTACCCTCTCCAGCACTCTCTTTGCAGGACTGTGCACACAAGTGTACCTATATAAATATGCAAGTAAAAAAGCCGTGTGCAAGTGGGGAGATGTTAGGTTTTActtgaaatttacatttttatagcagaatttttttatttttttggctgggggccaggtttgaacctgccacctccagtatatgggcccagcaccctactccttgagccacaggcaccgcccctttatAGCAGAATTTTAACAGAAGTTCAATTATATATACAGGCAACCTCATGAGACAACTGAGAAAAGTTACTTCTCCCCTAAAATTAGACTAATATGCAACACGTGCACATTGCTGAGGCCCAGACAGCTGCCAGGGCACAAGTCCTGCTTTCTAAATTGTAAGAGAATTTCTTAGACTTGAAACTTCCAACCTTGGTTTTTCTCATGCTACTGTGAGGTATGGGAAGAGGGTTGGGGTGGAAATGGATGAAGGAGAGGAGAAATATCCCTCCGAGCAACAGTCTTGGTGCACAGCCCTGCTCTGAATGTCAGGTGTCAATACTGATCCCTTCTTCCTCTTTGCAAGCCTCTGACACAAATTCTAATCTCCTCCCCCATCTGCACCCTTTCCAAGGTAATGCACCTATTTGTCAggctggaggaaggaagaagttGGCACACTTAGAAAGGCAAAGGAGGAAAACACACTGATGTTTTTCAAACTGTTAACCCCGTCACAGCATCTCATTGTTACCATTCCTCTTTCACAGACAGGAAAGAAGGCTCAGGGGAGTTCATTTGcctgcccagggtcacagagttCGTTACCCTGGGATTTAAGACCGCTCCCCAGACACCCTGGCTGTTAGGTACCTAAGCTGCTTTTCACTCCAGGGAAAACAGAAGCTGTTGCCACCACTAATACTCGTGaacatttgtaaaatttttttaaatttcttttgtataTAAGGATTAAATTACAAGAGCTATAATCTTCAGAGCATTTGTAAGTTGGGGATAGATGCCTTGTGTCAGTTAAGAGGACTCAACTGGCAGCAGTTGGCCATCTTTATTCTAGGAACTCAGTTGTCCCAACACCCATGAGACTTCTAGCCTGAACCAGCAGCCATCGAGTGGCGGcgtgtggatggatgggcagaaGGCCCAACACGTATCCGGTTTTACATCTAGTATGATACAGAGGAGGAACAGTAAACGATTGGAGAAATATAGAAAACTCTTTGCCACAACATAATGTGGCTACAACAGCAACTGGCTAGAGACATTTACCTGGAAGAAAATTGATGGGAATCTTAGTGTTCTATAACCCTGACAAAGTCAGTTACCCTTTGGTGCTTTAGTTTCTTGAGCAGTCAAGCCATAGTTTTACATCTAgggtggttagggttagggttagagtgTCCAATCACTTTGGTTCTGTCATTGTCTGGTCATTCAAAGgtaatagaaattcatttctttacTGGAAGGGAGTGTATCAGAGACCGCTTCTGGGGAGTTTTCAATAGCTGTGAAACAATGACACCATCGCCAGGTATTGGCAAAcactatttgtgtttttgttttttttttttttggtggagaagAAATACGGATAGGCAGGTATAAATTGATATGGTACATTTCGTTATTGTTCCCAATTCTTCATATCTCCCTCTATTCATACCCTTTGTCACGTGGCTTTGCAGTTCATCTCAAAGTGTAAAAGAGGGTCTGACCATTAAGttggtgaactcatcctagaaaaagtgctacatatcttaCTGACGAATATCagtatagtcacctttgaagtgctccccttgggaagctgtgcactgacacacAGTgcatagtccacccttcaaagcaattctggaactctttcttTGGGatgaccatcaaagctgtcatatGGTACACAAAAATAATGAATGGCACTCAGCAAGACAATACCACAGATTGACCCAAGCATAGCTGTGAGACACttatataccaaggttataaaccttactgagttgtttgtacagtgttgccaataTAAGCACTTAGTGGGACATTctagaacttaattgtcagacctcatacaatgacagctaTGATAGCCataccagaaaaagagttccaaaatcaaTTTGAGGGGCGTACCAGGTGCTgatggcatcagtgcatagcttcccaaggggagtacttcacaGGCGACTGTAgcgacattcagcaatgaggtatatagcacttttgtaggatgagtttgcaaacttaattgtcagagctcaTCCATAGGGCATACGTATTTCCCTGCTTCACTGATGTTGAGTTTGCTCATGTGATTTGGTCACAGGGGATCCCAATGGACCTAACATAAGAAGGCTGGAGTTAAAATTACACAATTGGTCTTGCCCAACTCTGCTGTTTTCATAAGAAAACAAGCCCTGGGTAGTCGAAGGGGAATAACAGGTCAGTGGAGCTTATCTAGACCCAATCTACATTATGCAGCCAAGGTCAGCTGAACAcaacatagattggctgattacCAGGCAACCCACAGACAAGTGAGCAagaattaataatataaatagttGTTGCTTGAATCCACGGAGTTGTTGGTCTCAGGGGCAATAAATAAGTGAAGGTCTGGGACTGGGGTTCATTTAAATATGTGCAGCTTCAACTACCAGAGAACACTACTTAGGGTGACTTCACCAAAATTTCAAATGGTATTTTAATGTCAAGCCACTAAAGACAATTCAGatgaacagaaacagaaaaagtacTCTTTCGAATGCATATTAGGTAGTTCAAATCTCCGTGGGAGCTGTGGTTGCCAGAAACCTAGATTTGGAGTTGTGATACAGGAAACATCAACATCTGCCCACAAAGTCATTCTGGTAGCAATGTAACTGTCGCCACCACAGGACACACACATCAGAGCTGTCCCGCAGATACCGCCCACACTGGACATCAGATGCTGCTCTGAGAATCAGTGATATTGGCCAAACCCTCCAGAACAGAATCTGCCCAGCACCTCCTGGCGCGTCGTGGTTTGGGAAGCTTCTGTTTCCTGTGCATGCCGTGCATCTGATTGCAGAGCTGGGCCGTGGCGTAGCCTGGCTTCATGGAGAGACAAGAAGGTGGGCTCTGGTTTATGAGGTGGGGTATCCCAGCATAGGAAGGAGGCTGTATGCTGATCAACCAAAGCAAAGATAGATGCCCACTTCAAACCACACAGGAAGTTATCCGCTCACTTCCATGCACGTCTAGACCAGGGCAGGCCTGATTCTGGAAATCAGTGTCACCCAGAGTCAGGTCTTTCCTGCTCACACTCTTCTTCTTTAGGTTGGCTTTGTCTTAAGACTACTCACCTTAAAGTAAACACCAGTGGAATCTGGGGGCTGTATGCTTCCTGTCCACACCTGAAAGTGAGGAAGACCACTTCCCCTGCACGCCC from Nycticebus coucang isolate mNycCou1 chromosome 20, mNycCou1.pri, whole genome shotgun sequence harbors:
- the TNFSF10 gene encoding tumor necrosis factor ligand superfamily member 10 isoform X2; protein product: MAMTQALGSPSAGQTCALILIFTVLLQALCVAVTYMYFTNELKQCYSWFAENDCQKLVSVHQRWSVLPQ